From the Lampris incognitus isolate fLamInc1 chromosome 10, fLamInc1.hap2, whole genome shotgun sequence genome, one window contains:
- the zgc:66474 gene encoding zinc finger BED domain-containing protein 4, producing MKAAVPASEGKTAPGQVESCPGATFQRSSGRRPSTPTDRLQFKSAVWKYYTQPTPGKAVCNTCNEGVSMGATTGKNKNTSNLCSHLRIHHPELYETAQKKRESESHQDEAISSQPTIEDMFQKQRKWTNSDDRSKLMDKLVLVMIVTDNQPFSVVSDVGFKRLMAAAEPRYALKSDKYYRTEKLQEVHHKIVDKLKALIQPENAGYFLSFNTDCWSGVTESLMSLTCHFNDAEWTRKQVILNTRAMHGSHTGEYLKETFLNMLEDWKISKDRVALVLRDGRANIVKGMSLAELPDLSCTAHTLQLVVNDGLASERAVTDVIAMLKKCATHFHHSILAKQRLRVIQRELGLPEHNIIQAVPTRWNSTLHMLQRMLEQKRALTIYCGEHGGFAGPNAHQWDLVSNLIETLLPIEEVTLQVSHSNSSASCIIPCLTVLKMLLQDDEGPSTKGIRTLRQAMRESLDKRFSKVEDTKTVVLACLLDPCYKSHHAFSSATTLSKAKGWLKEEEDANDGNTHKRQRREHTSFRSRVDEMFSSLLAHRTGDLLASSCVEDELHLYLKEPVIDRRKGDPLQWWRQNDGRFKLLAKQARKFLCAPPSSVPSERVFSEVSAIYESKRSRLTGEHAEQLCFLHHNLVLLSWDY from the exons ACGGATAGACTTCAGTTTAAAAGTGCAGTATGGAAGTATTACACTCAACCAACACCAGGGAAGGCAGTATGTAATACATGCAATGAAGGTGTCAGCATGGGAGCAACAACTGGGAAAAACAAAAATACTTCAAACTTGTGCTCCCATCTTAGGATTCATCACCCTGAGTTGTATGAAACAGCACAGAAGAAACGGGAATCTGAATCTCATCAGGATGAGGCAATTTCATCTCAGCCAACAATAGAGGACATGTTTCAGAAACAAAGAAAGTGGACAAACTCAGATGACAGGTCGAAACTAATGGACAAACTAGTCCTAGTGATGATAGTCACTGACAACCAACCATTCTCGGTGGTGTCTGATGTTGGCTTTAAGCGCCTCATGGCTGCAGCAGAGCCACGATATGCACTGAAAAGTGACAAGTATTACCGAACTGAGAAGCTGCAAGAAGTTCACCACAAGATTGTGGACAAGCTCAAAGCCCTGATTCAACCAGAGAATGCTGGCTACTTTCTCTCCTTCAACACAGACTGCTGGTCTGGTGTGACAGAGTCTCTCATGAGCCTGACATGCCATTTCAACGACGCTGAATGGACAAGAAAGCAGGTCATCTTAAATACAAGAGCGATGCATGGGTCCCACACTGGGGAATACCTGAAAGAGACATTCCTCAATATGCTTGAGGACTGGAAGATAAGCAAAGACCGTGTAGCACTAGTGCTTCGAGATGGCAGAGCCAATATTGTGAAGGGAATGAGTCTAGCTGAACTCCCAGACCTCAGCTGCACGGCGCACACCTTGCAACTTGTGGTGAATGACGGTCTGGCAAGTGAAAGAGCCGTCACAGATGTCATTGCAATGCTTAAGAAGTGTGCCACACATTTCCACCACTCCATTCTGGCCAAACAGCGTTTGCGAGTCATTCAGAGGGAACTTGGCCTGCCAGAGCACAACATAATCCAGGCTGTTCCAACGAGGTGGAACTCAACGCTCCACATGCTGCAAAGAATGCTGGAGCAAAAGCGTGCGCTTACCATCTACTGTGGTGAACATGGAGGATTTGCAGGTCCTAATGCTCACCAGTGGGACCTTGTGTCCAATTTAATTGAAACTCTTCTCCCAATAGAGGAAGTGACACTTCAGGTGAGCCACAGCAACTCATCAGCATCCTGCATCATTCCATGCCTGACTGTGCTGAAGATGCTTCTTCAAGATGATGAGGGGCCCTCCACAAAAGGCATCAGAACGCTCAGGCAAGCCATGAGGGAGAGCCTCGACAAGCGTTTCTCAAAAGTAGAAGACACAAAAACTGTGGTGCTGGCCTGTCTCTTAGATCCTTGTTATAAGAGTCATCATGCATTCTCCTCTGCCACGACATTGAGCAAGGCCAAAGGATGgttgaaagaggaagaggacgcT AATGACGGAAACACCCACAAAAGGCAACGGAGAGAACACACATCCTTCCGCAGCCGTGTTGATGAGATGTTCAGTTCTCTGCTGGCACATCGCACTGGTGACCTGCTGGCCAGTAGCTGCGTTGAGGATGAGCTACATTTGTACCTCAAGGAGCCAGTGATCGACAGGCGTAAAGGGGACCCACTCCAGTGGTGGAGACAGAATGATGGGCGCTTCAAGCTACTTGCGAAACAAGCAAGAAAGTTTCTTTGTGCACCACCCTCATCAGTCCCAAGTGAGCGCGTCTTCAGTGAAGTCTCTGCAATTTATGAGAGCAAGAGAAGCCGTCTCACTGGAGAGCATGCTGAACAACTCTGCTTTTTGCACCACAATCTGGTGCTGCTCAGTTGGGACTACTAA